AATAGGAGTTGTATCATCTTTAGCAACGCCATCGTTCATGTGATAGTTGCCCCCAGAAACTGTAAGGAAATATTACTTTATTGTTTGAAAACTCAAATCAAAATCGTTCTAATGATAAACATAAAGAAGGAAAAACACAGCAAATTAGAAAACTGAAAGTGCCAACACACATGCATTACATTTTCTTTATACATGTCCAAACCTTTGTACTTACCATCAGAATGCATCAACCAATCCAAAGCAATAGTTCCACCATCAGAAACATTATAAAGCTGCCTGAATTTAACATAAACATGAATCTTTTGTTAGACACAAACCCTGAATGGCAATAGCAACATTCTAactaaatgaaaattaaaaaggaaaaaaaaagtgtaCAACTACAAGTAAGGTTATTATGTGATGATTACCTTCTGTATTTAAAAGCAGGAGGCCTACCaaagaaattcaagaaaaaaGTCTGGATATTAGGACTTGAGAGCCAAGGAGTTACCAAATACCTGTACAAAAACAATACAATCAAGAACAATAATAAAGAAaccaattaaactaattaaaagcCAACAAAAAAGCTACAATCTTTTTCAACTATATTTGACCTGCCATGAAGAATTTTACATTTGGAAACAACACCATTGTAAATTGGAGAAGAGGGATTAAAAGTAAGGAGAATTGGGGATCCACGAAATCCATGCAAGAAATCTCTAAAGAAATGAAACTCCAAGAAATTGTACAGAAacacaaaacagaaaataacaaAGCCAAAAATGTAGTGAGAAATGGGTATTACACAAAAAGCATTTAGGAGAAGCGTGTATGGATATAGAGAAGAAGATGGCCCAATTGAGCTTAACCAATCCatcaaaaattaagataaaaaaattatttctttagGATGAATGTCAGTAAAGGAGCAAACTTTTTATTTAGTCGGTGGGTTTGATTGCTAGATTTctaaaaaagtttttaaaagtttgtttctttctttttgaAAGTTTAAGACAAATGGCAGATTGACAAAAGGGGAAAGcaaaatttcttcaaagtaGTTTAGAGATAGTTGGGAGCAATTTTTTACGTAACTTGCACTAACTATTCCTAAACTATCTTCTTGTTCCTAGGGGGGGTTTCTAAATTTTAAGTCgtattctaattattaaaaatttaaatttaatttaatagtctataaatttaattagtatagtgtttatgattttaaaataaataattgagaAAAAGTAATAAGAAATATGATTTATACTATATTTAAGTAAAGATTGctttaaaagtttagatttgccaagttaatttgaatttttattttatttttaaaataaaaaatttattgaagcattgttttatattataatgttgtaataaaaacttttaaatttatgaagACTTCATAGTAAATGCTCTTAAAGGgtaaaatttatgtatttggCACTACCTATAATTTGGAGAAAAAGTACATCAAATTAAATGCTcagttaatttgattaatctgtctttatttatttattccaCTTTTTTTACAtgtcataattttatttcattacatTTATTATAAGGTtagtaattgttttattttcatctactcaaaataaaatctattatatataatgttttaataagtgatttaaattttataaaaataactgaaaatatatatagtttttgATGGTTGTTCTATGATTATTTTGTTctaatttactttatttatttctttattggaaGAAAATTGGTACAATTATTCTAATAgtggtaaataaaaaaattcaaataccttttacaaacaaaatatccataaatttatatttgatgGCTAATTATTTTGGTTAATCTTTGGCTTCTTTAATTATGGTtaagttatcaaattttaaacgtATATGGAGAGGTTGTTACTACAGAAATCATCTTTAAAGGAATGAACTGATGAGTAGAGCCGCTGTGACAATcagtttcagtttaattttttggttatatataaatatatatatatatatatatatatatatatatacgtttAAAAttgggatatatatatatatatataggtggCTCATTTGGTAGTCAAAGCCCTATTAATTGACTGTTTTGCAGTATCGTCATTTGATTATGGTATTGCTCACTTATTGTGATTGggtttttttatcattatattgtaaatatttttacttcGAAATTTAgccaatgataaaaaaaaagtgttatttaaattgggatattttgttttttactgTACAAAAAATGTATTGAAGGAGCAAGCCTATATCTAGATTAATGGTTAAGGACTTAAGGCCCATATCTTATTCTGAAGTCATACCATGCAGGCTCTAGTTATGTAACCCAAGAATTTGAATTTGGCCCATctcaaatttaattgaattatcaTACACAAAATTGAATTTCATATACTTAGTTTCAAATATTAGATCATTTCTCAATTTCTAGTTTGAACAAAAATTCCTAATATTTTTTCAATCCGTGATAGAAAATTATTTCATACCAAAGACTTTGAATtcaataagataaaaaaatttaactactttaaactttaaaacaagaaaaatagaATTTAGGCTAAGAAGTGAACATGTAATTGGAAAAAAAAGGAAGCTTAACTTGACTGTATATTACATTATGCATATTAAACACAAACATGTGTACAGCCATTGATATTCACCCATCATCAAATTCACCATTTTTGGCCATTGATGACTCTATTGTTAcacatctttaaaaaaaaaaggcagAGAGAGAGCTCTATAAAAGGGCTCATTACAGTAGTTTAGGtcccaaaaaaaagaaaaaataacatTGTCACATGGAATGGAGTTGTTCATCAATGGAAAGAAGCTATTGTAGTCCTCTTGGAGGACGGAACATCCGGCGGTGGCGACGGGAGGAGGGTAAACGCTAATATTCCGCTAACCGCCGCGGCCACTGCCCCAACCACAAATGCTGGCAAATTACCTCCTCCAAATAATGCATCCCATGGTCCACTTACAACGGACACCAACATCTATATTTAAAAGTGTTGAAATGAACATTAAAATTTACACTAATAAAGTAGTATAAAGTAAAACAAAAATCATACTATTGTTCAAGCCGAATTGATAAATtcgatttgattattataaatgaaaaatcaattcattttttatacaaactgaatcaaaaaaatcgaactgaatataaaattaactaaCATAGTAGATTCAATCCAAAATATTAATCTTTCtataaaaatacttaaattACATTTAGTttcaattcaattaattcaGTTTGGTTCTATTTAAACCGAACAAACATACATAATTGCTAAGTAGTGGATAAATGACAAAAGATGATGGAGAAGCAATATTGGGATGTTCAATAGAATATattctattattattttatcatgtctttttgtaataattatatttatataataaaataattggcTTATTTTTTTCTGATGGAGATGATGAGTCAGCAAGAAGAACAAAGATTGTGACACAGTGATTGTTTCAAAAAGTGGGTCAACTGtaacttcttctttttctccatAATTTTCCAAACCTAAGCTTTGTATGGGATGTGGGGGCACTCACAATTGTGTGTGAAATGTTGACTTTTTTGAAAGCATAAGCATTGTAGCCCATGCCAATGTGTCACATGCACAcctttaataatttaagaaacttttacatatatttagtatttgcactcaataatataaaataaataaaatatgtacCAAACATGGGTCAGATtataatgttttggcttaattacttaaaaaaccctcacctttaacttctttttcgtttataccatgacctaggaaaattgtcacatatactcatgaccttgtatttatgtttcacctctaccctcgaggtattaaatttacctcttttcatttgaaaaaaagtttaaaatagtccttaatctttagtatatattctaattacacatcaatgttattaattatacaaaaatcgaatttttttttgaaaataataatattagcggttttttAAATTGGAGTATAATTGTAggttgtaattaataaaaaatattttatttattttattttatttaaattaaaaaattaattaattttaggacttatttgaacgtttttatagatgaagtatttgtttgtaatttttttattagaaaaaggtataaaataacccttatatttagttattttcaataaatcatcttttttttgaaatttggggtagaggtgaaacataaagacaaggtcatgagtatttgtgacaattttcctaggtcggggtataaacgaaaacaaaattaaaggtggggtttttttaagtaattaagcctaatgtttTTAAGACAATTCTATTTCACCAAACTTTCAGTTGCTAAGATTACGACACCATAAGACCTATATTATCACATGCTTTAGATTACCACTTTTAGAATTGATGATAAACACAAATGCATATCTATTTGGTCTGCCTATATAcaacatttaaatttatatgctcaaaaataaagtaaaagttTTAGTAATAGGAAGCAATACCTGTGGTATGACTATTGAAAGATTAAGAACTCCCAAAGAAAGGcctaaacatatttaaaatattaaaattggttAGTGgaataatttagtttatttatattaattatattatttctaatacaaatatataaaagCAGTTAGGATTATTCATTTACCTTGACCAGCACCAGATGTGTTTGAAAATATTGATGCCAAAGCAAATGGAATGCTATAAGTAATCTGCAAAGaaggttttaaaaaaattactaatatcATTAATAATGATTTTTAACATACATATTACTACAAATATAATCAATCATGAGGGAGATAATTAGcaaataattaaaagtatctGCCCTACACAACAAAGGGTATACCTTAATCTTAAAGCAAACAAGAATTATGAATACAGAAAAGTCTCCAATTAGAGTTCAAGATTTTAGATAAGATTGAAATTAATATGTCAATTAAAACAGCATCTGTAAATGTTCCCAAAATTAACTGCAATAGAGCTACTAGACAATTTCCAATAAATACACACTGACTCATATTTATGGCTTCCATTTCTTTTTTACTCTTCATTTACACTGTTGggataaaaaaatccaaatatattctatttttcatacaaatttaatttattagaaattatttaaattttagtaattttactcaattttaatagttttaaagcaatttgaaattaattttaaaattattcaattcaCAAATAACATttgatattaataattattttttaaagatgataatatataaaattaaagttagaattaaacataaatatatactCTCTCTGTCCTATTTAAGAAgtctcatattttattttaagatattttatttttaaagtctcatttttatttttaaaatatttttacattaaatttcttattttacACTTCATTTAATCATCTTAAATAAACTATATGAAAAATTACACTATTGTTAATAGAGACAAAACCATGAGAAAAtatgaaaagataaaaataataatttttttaatatatgtgtgAAATCAAATGAGGCggaatagtaattttttaatttttttattaaaatacattgtaaacatcataatatataaatttatagtaaaattagattaaccaaaaatataaaataaactagagttaagaattgttaaaaaaaaaaagaggtaaTAACCTGAATTGACAGATACGGGAGAGGAAAAAAATGAACTTACAGCTTGAGGAACACCCATGACCGCAAAAAGGGCCAGTGCACCGGCCTTAACGCCGCTTGGTGGTGGCAACGGTACTTTAGATCCACCGCTCACGGTGGCAAACCTCCGGTTGCTCTCTGCTAATTTGGTAATCAGCACTGTCAAGGCCAGACACAGTGCAAGGATAAAATTCACTATACCCCACAATCTCTTAACGCCACCAACACCACGCGCTAACATTTCTACACTAAGAGAAGTGAATCCCAAAACCACCGAGTTAAGCATCAACCCAAGTGCTCCAGCGCGGACTCCTCTGTCATAGAGTTTCAATAATGCGGCGGAGCCGCTTGAATCTCCGCCGTAGACCTCCCTCCCCATCCAGTCAGTGTCGAATAACAGAAATGGAAACCATGCAATCCAGTTCAAGCATGTTACCAGAAGAAGAATCCACATTGGTCTTTGAAGATTCTTTAAAGCAGCGAAAATTTCTCCGAAGAATGGCATGGGTTGCGCCGTTGACGCGATTGAAGCTGCGTCATCGTCGATGGCCTCAACATCCTGGTCCGGCGACCAGGGCTTTTCTTTTACGTAAACAAGGGCTAGGGTCGTAAGCGTTAAAAGCAAGAcgattgaaatgaaaaaacaagATTTGAGATTAGCACAGTAAACATCACACGCTATAGTTTTTGTGAACGGAAACATCTTGTATAAGTGAGTGTACGACCCAGCGGCGAATCCAAGAACGTTTCCGACGGCCATAAAGAAAGAGAATAAAGAATTAGCTGTTCTCGTTTTTTTCTGGTTGACACCAGAAAGATCAGCAAGAAGTGCACGACAAGGACCTTGAAGCATATTATTAGCAACATCAAGAATCCAAAATCCGACAACAAAGACAGCAATTGCCCGAGTTTTCGGCGATTTATCAAGAGAATCGCCGGAAAGATGGCCCAAATCAGCAGCGTAGCCGATAAGAAAAACAGCTACAGCAACAAAAGCGGCACCGGCAGCAATAAAAGGGCGGCGACGGCCGAACCGAGAGGTGCAACGATCGCTATGGTAACCAACAATCGGCTGGACTAACATACCGGAAACAGGTCCGCAGAGCCAAATGAAAGCGGCCCATGTATGAGGTATACCGAGAAGTTGAACATAAGGAGTTAAAAGAGAAAGCTGTAAAGCCCAGCCAAATTGAACTCCGGCGGCTATAGAAGCCACCattacaatttttttcaaaGGGGTGGAATTGGGTTGTTCTGCATGTCCGGCCACCATAAGAGGTGGCGGAGCAGAGGTTGGTGGTTGTTTGCTATCTTTAGCGGAGGAATGAGGCTGCATTTTGTTGAATTGAAGGAAATAGATAGAAAGAAAGAAGTTGGGATTGAGAGTCTTGGGGTGTTTGCATGGGAATTTATAGTGGTGATTCACAACAGCAACTGGCAATCACTGCTGCTTATTGCCATtatccaaaaatataaattttaattttaaatctacaattatgtactatatttttttttttttgacaaagatAGATCTACTCGGTTCATTAACGGagattaacaaaaattaatttacatattcaTTTTTAATACTGACTATTGACAATTTTCAACCCAAAAAATTTTATATTCTTGTTTCAAactagtattttaaaaaatcagaTTAGTGTGACCAATAAAATTCATAGTCCAGCTGCTGTAACCACTAATTTCaacaaattcttttaaaatatttaaacataattaaatttatatatttacttttatagtcttaaaataaagaaataattcatgattaaatttattataaaaatagatcaaatttataatttaatagttcACTAATTCATACAAGTTTTTTAATGTATTAAGCctattcaattaaaatttaaatttttaatgaagAATCAAACCTGGTCGAATCAGTTAACCGactatttggtttggtttttttaagCACTATTTTTTTACCGAggcaaaattttattaattattttaatagttagtgttagattttctttttaaattgaatttaaaccaCTAATCCTATAGATAGTTAAAATCAAGACCTCTAAAATATATGTGGAGAGTAACCATTTGAactaaaatacttaaaaaagtTAACTctcttttaataaaattaaatgtgcGATTTCCTAAAAAAATTGTATGTTCAAATCTCTTCTTTTTTGTATgttcaaatctctttaataaaagaaaagtaacctatcttataaaattataaaagcttattctaaaataatcttgattggaaataatttttaaatatttgttggtcaaaagaaattatttttaaaggaaAGAAATTAATACTGTAGGATGCAGATTTATTATCTCCACGTGTACAACAGATATTAAATCCTTTTTACCAAACTTGCTTAGTAATGACATTTGCTAATGAGGACCTGTTATTATTGAAACTAATTTTTCTCCtcaatgaatatatatataattacaaaatctcctttatttttcatttgaggAGGCAAGATttgatttttcttcttctattcTATCCCTTCTGTTCTTTTCcttcctttttatttattagttattgttTGTTTATAAATTAGGAAGATCATGAAcatactaaaatttatatagaAACCAAATTTACTTTAATGCACATAATCTTGTTATTACTCATCCattaaaaagcaaaaaagtACTCAACTATGTACAAATAATATTCAAAGAGTAATATATGCCTTTGAGTTCTTccatagtattttaattttaaatttatcaataaatttataatttaaattatatttttttatattacaatagagagagaaaatcatatataattttctttaatttaaacgATACATTCATTGTTTTACTAAATTTGTACAgattatttcaattataatcattcaaatggaaaataaatcaacttttttgaaaaaatgCATTGTCCTTTTTTAGTACTAATTTTAAGTTGATTTGGAAAGTGAAATTATCTTAATACTTTTCACCAGATTCTTTTTTGCTAACAACCGGTCTTTTACTATATCTAAGTATTAATAATTGAAATATCATTTTATGTGCTTATTTGTATTTAAACTCTTGGACTATCGGTTATTCAATTAATCCAtatatgtgtttatgttttggTACATAATTTATGAGATTTTCTGAATGAATTTTAACTATAAAacgatatttttaaatttttcacattCAGATTAATTTCCGTTTGAGTAGTGTAGTTTTTTTGCAGGAgacaaattttgattttaaacagTTACAAACATGAGTGCAGTTCGAACTCGCAATCTCAGCGTTAATCAACAAAGCGGCTTATCAACTCACCTATATTttacacacacacatacacatACAAACAATTGAAAGTTTCAATTTCTTCggcaaaataaaaatatgacttAGCtctgtttcaaaaaaaaaaaaactggagtcccttttgaaaaattaaaaattattattcttatgTCTTTGACTTCTTATGCATGTGATATTGTATCTATCCCCTTTGAGCTGAATGGAAATTAACTatacgaaaaaattaaaaaaaagaaaaacttaatttatcaaatatatatatataaaagcttAAAAATTTCAATCACCATCTGTTTCGCTTTCTATTTATACGCTCTCAATAAAAAAAGCGATGCAAATCATACATCAActctataaataatattagaatGCAACAGTGTGCGTCAATAAACATACCATCCTGCGTAAAAAAAAGGATCTTCTCATTAGCACACATACGTCAGCGCGTAATGCGTCAGCCTGCACACACGTTTATGTGCCAGTCCTGCAACATGTCAACGCGTCAGATACATTACAAATACATcttagatatatatataacataatgATGTCAAAAAGTCATGTTAAttactttttgaaaattaattcaattttttaaaaaaattatgaatttattcCATTTTGATTAATTCACTTGAAATCTACTCAATTTTCTAAAATTGATggaatatttttcaaatttattcaaACAATGTGACATCCCGATTaactttttctctctctaaaatttagaaaaaaattacaaatttaataacACAAATacaattaattcaatttttaaaaattggataGATTTCCAGTAAATTGGTCAAATTGAGATAAATTTACTTGAAAAGTTTgggtatataaatattttcaaaaaaattgaaaaaatttgaatttttgacaCCATAAAacctaaatatatataatttgctttgtattttttaaaataaatatttttaatagtaaCCGGTGTGCATCAAAGATGCTTTTGTATTTGATATTTGTTACCAGTTTgaaaatgtaatatatatattttataaatattttggtatattttaaattttaatatcgtgttaatttttttgtgtACATTTCATAAACgtttttctatattttaaaattttattttagtatcgTGTGTCATTTTATGTATCTTTCAATAGTAATTGGCTAAActttgtactatatcatttttgttcaaaaaatccatgtattatttttttgtttttcaggtTCCTCtatttacataatttttgatttttaggtcctttatTAGTTTTCTCCAGTCCctctatttacaatttttttgttcctccagtccctcaaaagcacctaaaaatcggaattttgccaagtataggaatttgaagaacaaaaaatagTCAAAGggctttttaaacaaaaataatataatacaaGAGCCTCTAGATAAATTTAGCCGTAATAATTCAGACATGTGGCATTTGTGTATAATGTATGGCATTTGTGTATAATGTATATAGATTTTCTAGCCACATCATTGCCTATATGTGTAAGATCCATTTCAActatatattttatcttttcatcAAGAGAAAAGGATCAAATAAACCCTTAATGTTGCTATGTATCAAATAGGCCttcaatatataaaaaaagtcaaataaacccctaacattttaaaattatatcatctAAACTCTCTTTAGGGGTCGTCGAGAACCCTAACATTTGTTAAATTGTATCAACGCGGATCTATAATGAGGGTTT
This region of Mercurialis annua linkage group LG1-X, ddMerAnnu1.2, whole genome shotgun sequence genomic DNA includes:
- the LOC126665392 gene encoding sucrose transport protein SUC2, translating into MQPHSSAKDSKQPPTSAPPPLMVAGHAEQPNSTPLKKIVMVASIAAGVQFGWALQLSLLTPYVQLLGIPHTWAAFIWLCGPVSGMLVQPIVGYHSDRCTSRFGRRRPFIAAGAAFVAVAVFLIGYAADLGHLSGDSLDKSPKTRAIAVFVVGFWILDVANNMLQGPCRALLADLSGVNQKKTRTANSLFSFFMAVGNVLGFAAGSYTHLYKMFPFTKTIACDVYCANLKSCFFISIVLLLTLTTLALVYVKEKPWSPDQDVEAIDDDAASIASTAQPMPFFGEIFAALKNLQRPMWILLLVTCLNWIAWFPFLLFDTDWMGREVYGGDSSGSAALLKLYDRGVRAGALGLMLNSVVLGFTSLSVEMLARGVGGVKRLWGIVNFILALCLALTVLITKLAESNRRFATVSGGSKVPLPPPSGVKAGALALFAVMGVPQAITYSIPFALASIFSNTSGAGQGLSLGVLNLSIVIPQMLVSVVSGPWDALFGGGNLPAFVVGAVAAAVSGILAFTLLPSPPPDVPSSKRTTIASFH